One part of the Mariniblastus fucicola genome encodes these proteins:
- a CDS encoding esterase-like activity of phytase family protein, with product MQNSRLRFTLVAALAVCFGPASVLLSDVVANENEVPSVKFLGVAEIAGDAVDLSGLNQTLVPTEGTSSDVVPDGRTFSNNMLGGISAITWTGEGDVYWMLPDRGPLDGAVDWYCRVQKVRVIVDAEGDSPVRTELIETVLLRDKRGMAFTGYASAFEPSDNRTQRLDPEGIRVGANGNFFISDEYGPRVIEFAADGSFVQEFEVPQRYLVANPDVSKPTENPKNHSGRATNRGMEGLAISADGQRLFGLMQSPLLQDAHRATLEDKPKGLNCRLPSFNVDGEFGEEFLYHLDAESNKLNEILSCGANRFVVIERDGEAGDEAKFKKLMLVSTKSASDVSSIDQLPATELPSDVTPVAKSELIDLLDERWGLSGEKMPEKIEGLAFGPNVDAQHRLLLVASDNDFIPEQATVIYAFAVPVSALER from the coding sequence ATGCAAAATTCAAGATTGCGTTTTACGCTGGTCGCGGCCCTGGCTGTTTGCTTTGGCCCGGCATCGGTTCTGCTTTCTGATGTCGTCGCAAATGAAAACGAGGTTCCGTCAGTCAAGTTTCTTGGCGTCGCGGAAATCGCTGGCGATGCCGTTGACTTGTCCGGGCTGAATCAGACTTTGGTACCAACCGAAGGAACCAGTTCGGATGTTGTTCCGGACGGACGCACGTTTTCGAACAACATGCTGGGAGGAATCTCGGCGATCACGTGGACCGGCGAAGGTGATGTCTACTGGATGTTGCCGGACCGCGGTCCTCTCGATGGCGCCGTTGACTGGTATTGCCGAGTCCAGAAAGTACGCGTGATCGTGGACGCCGAAGGCGATTCGCCTGTTCGAACAGAGCTGATCGAAACGGTTTTGCTTCGTGACAAACGTGGCATGGCTTTCACAGGATATGCTTCCGCGTTTGAACCGTCTGACAATCGAACTCAGCGACTCGATCCGGAAGGCATTCGCGTTGGAGCCAACGGCAACTTTTTTATCTCTGACGAATACGGACCGCGCGTCATTGAGTTTGCTGCTGACGGAAGTTTCGTTCAGGAATTCGAAGTCCCGCAGCGATACCTTGTTGCCAACCCGGACGTATCCAAACCGACTGAAAATCCGAAAAACCATTCTGGCCGCGCGACGAACCGTGGCATGGAAGGGCTGGCGATATCTGCCGATGGCCAACGTCTGTTTGGCCTGATGCAAAGTCCGCTACTTCAGGATGCTCATCGGGCAACCCTGGAAGACAAGCCGAAGGGTCTGAACTGTCGGTTGCCGTCGTTCAACGTCGATGGAGAATTCGGCGAGGAGTTCCTGTACCATCTTGATGCCGAGTCCAACAAACTGAACGAGATTCTGAGCTGTGGTGCAAATCGGTTTGTTGTGATTGAGCGTGATGGCGAAGCGGGTGATGAGGCGAAGTTCAAGAAGCTGATGCTGGTTTCGACAAAGTCTGCATCGGACGTATCCTCCATCGATCAGCTTCCGGCAACGGAGCTTCCGTCTGATGTGACGCCCGTTGCGAAATCCGAGCTGATTGATTTGCTAGACGAACGCTGGGGTCTTTCAGGCGAAAAAATGCCTGAGAAAATCGAAGGATTGGCGTTTGGTCCCAATGTCGACGCTCAGCATCGGTTGCTATTGGTCGCATCGGACAACGATTTTATTCCTGAACAGGCGACCGTCATCTACGCTTTCGCCGTCCCTGTTTCTGCGCTGGAACGCTAA
- a CDS encoding 5'-nucleotidase, lipoprotein e(P4) family, translating to MIPRSNRCTLCALLVANVLFAAGCADSVSPAPKEQAAEVAPDQSQKSLRHEDLDAILWVQTSGEYNAITRQTYRLAELTLKDALADPNWTASLEQQSLVDSGEVKLADLKPAVILDVDETVLNNSRFQVGLIESETEYTRDGWKAFVTRKESTAVAGAVDFVNACRDAGVKVIFLTNREHEVEGSTVENLVSVGLMKEADPDAVFSKYEKEDWKSDKITRRTELASKYRLLLLVGDDLHDFASTGHHPSSEKRREMVDSHPQRWGQKWIVLPNPNYGGWEQSLQDWNNLSSPETKLEQKRSHLQN from the coding sequence ATGATTCCCCGCTCCAACCGATGTACCCTGTGTGCGCTGTTGGTGGCGAACGTATTGTTCGCTGCCGGATGTGCCGATTCTGTTTCCCCGGCGCCAAAAGAACAGGCGGCCGAAGTCGCTCCTGACCAGTCTCAGAAAAGCCTGCGCCACGAAGACCTGGACGCAATTCTCTGGGTACAGACCTCTGGCGAATACAATGCGATCACGCGTCAGACCTATCGCCTCGCGGAACTGACTCTCAAGGACGCGCTGGCCGATCCGAACTGGACAGCGTCCCTGGAACAACAATCACTGGTCGACAGTGGCGAAGTGAAACTCGCGGATCTCAAGCCCGCGGTGATTCTCGACGTGGACGAAACGGTGCTCAACAATTCCAGATTTCAGGTCGGCCTGATTGAGTCGGAAACGGAATACACCCGCGACGGTTGGAAGGCTTTTGTCACCAGGAAAGAGTCGACTGCGGTCGCGGGAGCCGTCGATTTTGTCAACGCGTGTCGAGACGCTGGCGTGAAAGTCATCTTTCTCACCAATCGGGAACACGAAGTCGAAGGCTCGACGGTCGAAAATCTTGTCTCCGTCGGTCTGATGAAAGAAGCCGATCCTGACGCGGTTTTCAGCAAGTACGAAAAAGAAGACTGGAAGTCAGACAAAATTACGCGGCGCACCGAACTGGCGAGCAAGTATCGTTTGCTGTTGCTCGTGGGCGACGACTTGCACGATTTCGCTTCGACCGGACACCATCCATCGTCTGAAAAACGCCGTGAGATGGTTGACTCGCATCCTCAGCGCTGGGGTCAGAAATGGATCGTGCTTCCGAACCCCAACTACGGCGGTTGGGAGCAGTCGTTGCAAGACTGGAACAATCTTTCCAGCCCCGAGACAAAGCTGGAACAAAAACGAAGCCATCTGCAGAACTGA
- a CDS encoding M24 family metallopeptidase codes for MKTETLGVGGKTIEQALDELSDMTSGVPPIATEEFEQRLENLQALMQEKNVGAVYLHAGTNLYYFTGLKWNPSERMVAAIVPAEGEICYIAPKFELDTLRDYWKLPAEILAWEEHESPYALLGRALNSMNVADKELLLDEATPYFIVDGIQSANPDLKIGHAQPLTEALRSRKSEAEINLIRRAHEMTLTVHAAAASILRPGITTPEVVDFIDKAHRKVGAAAGSYFCIVLFDVGTSFPHGVKDAQTLRENDWVLIDTGCLLDGYNSDITRSFCFGEPTEAHRAAWEVEKAAQIAAFDAAKVGEPCEVCDNAARASLESSGYGPDYKLPGLPHRTGHGCGLGIHEGPYLVRGEKTPLDVGMVFSSEPMLVIPDQFGIRLEDHFYMTESGPEWFTEPSHSIDDPFGINA; via the coding sequence ATGAAGACAGAAACACTGGGCGTAGGCGGCAAGACGATTGAACAGGCGCTCGATGAGTTGTCGGACATGACGTCTGGCGTTCCGCCGATTGCGACCGAAGAATTTGAACAGCGGCTGGAAAATCTTCAGGCGCTGATGCAGGAAAAGAACGTCGGCGCGGTTTACCTTCACGCCGGCACGAACCTGTACTATTTCACCGGTTTGAAGTGGAATCCGAGCGAGCGGATGGTCGCGGCGATCGTTCCGGCCGAAGGAGAAATCTGCTACATCGCGCCGAAGTTCGAGCTCGATACGCTGCGTGACTACTGGAAACTGCCGGCTGAAATTCTGGCATGGGAGGAACACGAAAGCCCCTACGCTCTGCTTGGCCGTGCTCTCAATTCGATGAACGTCGCTGACAAAGAACTGTTGCTCGACGAAGCCACACCGTACTTTATCGTCGACGGGATCCAGTCGGCAAATCCGGATTTGAAAATTGGCCACGCCCAACCGCTGACTGAAGCGCTTCGCAGTCGAAAGTCAGAAGCAGAGATCAATCTGATTCGACGCGCTCACGAAATGACGCTGACCGTTCACGCTGCGGCGGCTTCCATCCTCCGGCCCGGCATTACGACACCGGAAGTCGTGGACTTCATCGATAAAGCTCACCGCAAAGTTGGTGCGGCGGCGGGTTCGTATTTCTGCATCGTGCTGTTCGATGTCGGAACGTCCTTTCCGCACGGAGTCAAAGACGCCCAGACGCTTCGCGAGAACGATTGGGTGCTGATCGACACCGGATGTTTGCTCGACGGTTACAACTCGGACATCACGCGAAGTTTCTGCTTTGGCGAACCGACGGAAGCTCATCGCGCCGCCTGGGAAGTTGAAAAAGCGGCTCAGATCGCGGCCTTCGATGCCGCGAAAGTTGGCGAGCCTTGCGAAGTCTGTGACAACGCCGCGCGAGCGTCACTTGAAAGCTCTGGCTATGGTCCGGACTATAAACTTCCCGGTTTGCCTCACCGAACGGGTCATGGTTGTGGGTTGGGCATTCACGAAGGCCCGTATCTGGTCCGCGGTGAGAAGACGCCGCTGGATGTTGGCATGGTCTTCAGCAGCGAGCCAATGTTGGTCATCCCCGATCAGTTCGGCATTCGACTGGAGGATCATTTTTACATGACCGAATCCGGTCCGGAGTGGTTTACTGAGCCTTCGCATTCGATCGACGATCCGTTTGGAATCAACGCGTGA
- a CDS encoding CPXCG motif-containing cysteine-rich protein produces MDDEATYICDSCGEEIVIPIDPTQGESQRYWEDCPVCCNPNHISVEIRDGEVRAWCDHRD; encoded by the coding sequence ATGGACGACGAAGCAACCTACATTTGCGATTCCTGCGGCGAGGAAATTGTCATCCCGATCGACCCAACGCAGGGCGAGAGCCAACGGTATTGGGAAGACTGCCCGGTTTGCTGCAATCCAAACCATATCTCTGTCGAAATCCGGGACGGCGAAGTTCGAGCATGGTGTGATCACCGGGATTGA
- a CDS encoding alpha-L-fucosidase, with protein MFRRFVPFVAVAGALFLTGLADAQTPDPMKPHPAVAPALEKIEAAVAKGPFESNWKSLEGYEIPQWYKDAKFGIFIHWGAYSVPAYGSEWYPRQMYIDTKRRGDNFFQHHIEKYGPQKTFGYKDFIPQFKAEKFDAAEWAKLFKDTGARYVIPVAEHHDGFPMYDCAFTRWDASEMGPKRDIIGELSKAVRAEGMKFGVSSHRAFNWMFYVRSKDFDNSDPQYADLYGRPMPFLFEKGADKYQENFVPQDEQFKDDWLARSCELVDKYQPDVFWFDFGITPGLRKQKYDENPFTPHLQKFAAYYYNQTADNDAMGIINYKWGAFPEAAAVLDKERSKMAEIRKPFWQTDTAVSASSWGYTENQRYKTADRLVDDLIDIVSKNGCLLLNVGPRPDGTIPEEDTAILKAIGSWLKINGESIYDTTYWKTYGEGPTGVSTGHVSESKDKRFTAQDIRFTAKGDVLYVTGLAWPEDGKITVRTLAKGGEHFPEEIASVELLGSDAKLKWNRDESGLNVELPETHPSEYAYVLKVTK; from the coding sequence GTGTTTCGAAGATTCGTACCTTTCGTGGCCGTTGCCGGCGCACTTTTTCTGACCGGCCTGGCTGACGCGCAAACTCCTGACCCCATGAAGCCGCATCCAGCGGTTGCTCCAGCGCTTGAGAAAATCGAAGCCGCTGTTGCCAAAGGCCCATTCGAATCGAATTGGAAATCGCTCGAAGGATACGAAATTCCTCAGTGGTACAAGGACGCCAAGTTCGGCATCTTCATTCACTGGGGAGCCTACAGCGTGCCGGCCTACGGCAGCGAATGGTACCCGCGGCAGATGTACATCGACACCAAACGTCGCGGCGACAACTTTTTCCAGCACCACATTGAAAAGTACGGCCCGCAAAAGACCTTCGGCTACAAGGACTTCATTCCGCAATTCAAAGCCGAAAAATTCGACGCCGCGGAATGGGCAAAGCTCTTCAAAGACACCGGTGCCCGCTACGTGATTCCCGTCGCCGAACACCATGACGGATTCCCGATGTACGACTGTGCTTTCACGCGTTGGGATGCATCGGAGATGGGTCCGAAGCGGGACATTATCGGTGAACTTTCCAAAGCCGTACGCGCCGAAGGAATGAAGTTCGGCGTTAGCAGCCACCGGGCTTTCAACTGGATGTTCTACGTTCGCAGCAAGGACTTCGATAACTCTGACCCGCAGTACGCTGATCTGTACGGTCGACCGATGCCGTTTCTGTTCGAGAAAGGTGCCGACAAGTATCAGGAGAACTTTGTTCCCCAGGACGAACAGTTCAAGGACGACTGGTTGGCTCGTTCCTGTGAGCTGGTCGACAAGTACCAGCCCGACGTTTTCTGGTTTGACTTTGGCATCACGCCGGGGCTCAGAAAACAGAAGTACGACGAAAACCCGTTCACGCCTCACCTGCAAAAGTTCGCGGCCTACTACTACAACCAGACCGCCGACAACGATGCGATGGGCATCATCAACTACAAGTGGGGCGCCTTCCCGGAAGCCGCTGCGGTTCTGGACAAAGAGCGTTCCAAGATGGCCGAAATCCGCAAACCGTTCTGGCAAACGGATACCGCGGTCAGCGCGAGCAGTTGGGGCTATACCGAAAACCAGCGTTACAAAACAGCCGATCGTCTGGTCGATGACTTGATCGATATCGTCAGCAAAAACGGCTGTCTGTTGCTCAACGTCGGTCCCCGCCCCGACGGAACGATCCCGGAAGAAGACACCGCGATCCTCAAAGCCATCGGTTCGTGGCTGAAGATCAACGGCGAATCGATTTACGACACAACGTACTGGAAAACTTACGGCGAAGGACCAACAGGCGTTTCTACGGGGCACGTTTCTGAGTCGAAAGACAAGCGTTTCACCGCTCAGGACATTCGCTTCACGGCCAAGGGCGATGTGCTTTACGTGACCGGACTGGCGTGGCCCGAAGACGGAAAAATCACGGTGAGAACGTTGGCCAAAGGCGGCGAACACTTTCCGGAAGAGATCGCTTCGGTCGAATTGCTGGGCAGCGATGCGAAGTTGAAGTGGAATCGGGACGAAAGCGGATTGAACGTTGAGCTTCCTGAAACGCATCCTTCGGAATATGCTTACGTGCTTAAAGTCACGAAGTAA